The proteins below are encoded in one region of Coffea arabica cultivar ET-39 chromosome 4c, Coffea Arabica ET-39 HiFi, whole genome shotgun sequence:
- the LOC113742281 gene encoding uncharacterized protein isoform X1 codes for MTTSIYGAQVSNMENLLQCVLPTVFHINTPRRLFSLLKGIIRLLQIFSLCLILFSSGSKEIWRIYLQTICQEKIITEKHCGQFCFLRFRPSSSQEYVQLLTHKRLSIWCK; via the exons ATGACCACTTCAATTTACGGCGCTCAAG TTTCAAATATGGAAAATCTTTTGCAATGTGTCTTGCCTACGGTTTTTCATATAAATACTCCAAGAAGATTATTCTCATTGCTTAAAGG gATAATAAGGTTGCTCCAGATCTTCTCTCTCTGCTTGATCCTCTTTAGCTCCGGAAGCAAGGAAATTTGGAGAATCTATCTCCAAACTATCTG CCAAGAGAAGATCATCACTGAGAAACATTGCGGGCAATTTTGCTTCCTTCGGTTTCGTCCTTCTTCATCTCAG GAGTACGTTCAATTATTGACTCACAAAAGACTATCCATATG GTGCAAATGA
- the LOC113741412 gene encoding uncharacterized protein yields the protein MAPHGEAIVSSYAPANNFNKPRRLSNDNLKRTTSDISFELSKEPVDVNLQAICEVEDAKCECCGMTEEYTLEYINEVRDKFCGKWICGLCTEAVKEEMEKNGGNREAALEAHMNACFRFNKFGRAYPVLSQARAMREMFKKSVSLDGRGFRANKSVQKKGQIARSSSCIPAITREINDFKLGN from the coding sequence ATGGCACCCCATGGAGAGGCAATAGTAAGCTCCTACGCCCCAGCCAATAACTTCAACAAACCCCGGAGGCTGTCAAACGATAACCTTAAGAGGACAACATCTGATATCTCTTTTGAGCTGAGTAAAGAGCCAGTAGACGTAAATCTACAGGCAATATGCGAGGTTGAAGATGCAAAGTGCGAGTGCTGTGGCATGACCGAAGAGTACACGCTCGAGTACATCAACGAAGTTCGCGACAAGTTTTGTGGGAAGTGGATTTGCGGGTTGTGTACCGAAGCAGTCaaggaagaaatggagaagaacgGAGGGAATAGAGAAGCAGCATTGGAGGCTCACATGAATGCATGTTTTAGGTTCAACAAGTTTGGTAGGGCCTATCCAGTTCTTTCCCAAGCTCGGGCCATGAGAGAGATGTTCAAGAAGAGCGTCAGTTTGGATGGAAGAGGATTTAGAGCGAATAAAAGTGTCCAAAAGAAAGGTCAAATTGCTCGGAGCTCGAGCTGCATTCCTGCCATAACCAGGGAGATCAATGACTTTAAACTAGGGAATTAA
- the LOC140005023 gene encoding zinc finger BED domain-containing protein RICESLEEPER 2-like: protein MSTTDGESNPSRNELKQEGSSGTLPPSPTTQSCEESGFAKKRGEYKKRSKAWDHFHVKHVNGVRHAICKYCDKDIVADPKSGTTPLNTHVAKCPLNFKSKHTGQATLCLGETETSAGEVKGALISWIFDAEAIRKSLTYMIIVDELPFKHVEGRGFQYMMRTACPSFRIPSRWTISRDCYQLYLDEKTKLKQLLKNNSGRICLTTNSWTSIQRINYMCLTAHFIDNDWKLNKKILNFCPIASHKGTEVGKAIEKCLLEWGVDDILTVTVDNASSNDVAVQYLREKLQNWGKAVLGGKWTHVRCVAHIVNLIVNDGIKKLEDSVDCIRAAVRYVRQSPSRLKKFKECVEIEKIECKRLLCLDVSTRWNSTYLMLDTAQRFERAFERFEEQDSYMLQELENLPTKSDWTKARFLVIFLENFYQLTVKVSGSKYVTSNNFFTDISHIHGILIEMTASDNDELSSMARSMKEKYDKYLGKIEKMNMLIFISSILDPRTKLEYLEFVVCQMYGESDGTTIAGLAKDAMFELFNEYKMLNTPASHASSLSSDSPTSKITFHGHGDASKIITDRYKLEFKKRKMELEGRDAKSELEKYLNEDCEEDDERFDILLWWKANSLRFPILSKVARDVLAVPISTVASESAFSTGGRVLDTFRSSLTPRIVQGLICAQDWLRSSKTELNVEENLEELEAFESELLKTGAEPTIIDI from the exons ATGTCTACTACTGATGGTGAGAGTAATCCAAGTCGCAATGAGCTGAAACAAGAAGGATCATCTGGAACTCTTCCTCCTAGTCCTACTACACAAAGCTGCGAAGAATCTGGTTTTGCCAAGAAAAGAGGAGAGTACAAGAAGAGGTCCAAAGCTTGGGATCATTTTCATGTAAAGCATGTGAATGGAGTTCGTCATGCAATTTGCAAGTACTGTGACAAGGACATAGTTGCGGATCCCAAAAGTGGTACGACTCCCCTTAATACTCATGTAGCTAAATGTCCTCTAAATTTTAAAAGTAAGCACACTGGCCAGGCTACTTTGTGTTTAGGTGAAACTGAAACCTCAGCGGGAGAGGTTAAAGGGGCACTCATAAGTTGGATATTTGATGCGGAAGCCATTAGAAAAAGCTTAACTTATATGATAATTGTTGATGAGTTACCATTTAAACATGTAGAGGGTAGAGGCTTTCAATATATGATGCGGACTGCTTGTCCATCATTTAGAATTCCTTCGAGATGGACTATTTCTAGAGATTGCTATCAGCTGTATTTAGATGAAAAAACTAAGTTGAAACAACTCTTGAAGAATAACAGTGGCAGAATTTGTCTAACCACAAATTCTTGGACATCCATTCAAAGGATAAACTATATGTGCCTCACTGCCCATTTCATAGATAATGATTGGAAACTGAACAAAAAGATCCTAAATTTCTGTCCTATTGCTAGTCACAAAGGAACTGAAGTTGGTAAGGCCATAGAAAAGTGTCTACTAGAATGGGGAGTTGATGATATCCTAACTGTCACAGTTGACAATGCAAGTTCCAATGATGTAGCTGTCCAGTATTTACGAGAAAAGCTTCAAAATTGGGGAAAAGCTGTGTTAGGGGGGAAATGGACTCATGTGAGGTGTGTAGCTCACATAGTGAATCTAATTGTTAATGATGGCATCAAAAAACTTGAGGATTCAGTTGATTGTATCAGGGCAGCAGTTAGATATGTTAGACAGTCACCTTCTAGATTGAAAAAATTCAAGGAGTGtgttgaaattgaaaaaattgaatgCAAAAGATTGCTCTGTTTAGATGTATCTACTAGGTGGAATTCTACATATCTAATGCTAGACACAGCTCAAAGGTTTGAGCGAGCTTTTGAGAGGTTTGAGGAGCAGGATTCTTATATGCTTCAAGAGTTAGAAAATCTGCCAACAAAATCTGATTGGACAAAAGCTAGATTCttggtaatttttttggaaaacttttATCAGCTAACTGTGAAGGTTTCTGGTTCCAAATATGTgacttcaaataattttttcactGATATTAGTCACATTCATGGCATTTTAATTGAAATGACAGCAAGTGATAATGATGAATTGAGTTCAATGGCAAGATCAATGAAGGAGAAATATGATAAGTATTTgggaaaaattgaaaagatgAATATGTTGATTTTTATTTCCTCCATTCTTGATCCTCGAACTAAACTTGAATACCTTGAATTTGTGGTTTGTCAAATGTATGGTGAGTCCGATGGTACAACAATAGCTGGCCTTGCAAAAGATGCAATGTTTGAGCTGTTTAATGAATACAAGATGCTCAACACACCTGCCTCTCATGCTTCTTCACTTTCAAGTGATTCTCCAACAAGTAAAATTACATTTCATGGACATGGGGATGCCTCTAAAATAATCACTGATAGGTACAAGTTGGAgtttaagaagagaaaaatggaactTGAGGGTAGGGATGCAAAATCTGAATTAGAGAAGTATTTGAATGAGGATTGTGAGGAAGATGATGAGAGATTTGATATCTTGTTATGGTGGAAGGCCAATAGCCTTAGATTCCCAATCCTTTCCAAAGTTGCTCGTGATGTGTTAGCAGTCCCAATTTCTACCGTGGCCTCCGAATCTGCTTTTAGTACCGGAGGTCGTGTTCTTGATACATTTAGGAGTTCTTTGACTCCTAGAATTGTGCAAGGTTTAATATGTGCTCAAGATTGGCTTCGGTCATCCAAGACAGAATTAAATGTAGAAGAAAATCTGGAAGAGCTTGAAGCCTTCGAATCTG AGTTGCTGAAGACCGGAGCTGAACCAACTATAATTGACATTTGA
- the LOC113742424 gene encoding uncharacterized protein, which produces MEQNLPVIAKKFWHMVRVVYFMLRKGISKGKLMTDLNMMMKRGKIAGKAIQKLMFHHSHTWASSFAAFPAHHRRSHDKHLSFPAPSGEYYEFSCSNSPAYPSFHLPFHLSKRKSNHHSNLFTCTQAPAAEDSDAAVHAVMRALEMLHSETASPALPGFGKSPMVRQLRITDSPFPLRDVDEDSHVDEAAEEFISRFYKDQRRQNAMAALGPC; this is translated from the coding sequence ATGGAGCAAAATTTGCCAGTGATAGCCAAAAAGTTTTGGCACATGGTACGGGTGGTATATTTCATGTTGAGAAAAGGGATATCCAAGGGAAAACTAATGACTGATCTCAACATGATGATGAAACGGGGCAAGATAGCCGGTAAGGCTATACAAAAACTTATGTTCCACCACAGCCATACTTGGGCATCATCCTTCGCTGCTTTCCCCGCCCATCACCGCCGCTCCCACGACAAACACCTCTCCTTCCCCGCTCCCTCTGGCGAATACTATGAGTTCAGCTGTAGCAACAGCCCAGCTTACCCTAGCTTCCACCTCCCATTCCACCTAAGCAAGCGCAAAAGCAACCACCACTCCAACCTCTTCACCTGCACTCAAGCGCCCGCGGCGGAGGACTCGGACGCAGCCGTGCATGCTGTCATGAGGGCCTTAGAGATGCTGCATAGCGAAACGGCCTCGCCGGCTTTGCCAGGGTTTGGAAAGAGCCCTATGGTTAGGCAGCTGAGGATAACCGACTCGCCGTTTCCTCTAAGGGATGTGGATGAAGATAGCCATGTGGATGAAGCTGCAGAGGAGTTCATATCCAGGTTTTACAAAGATCAGAGGAGGCAAAATGCAATGGCTGCTTTGGGACCTTGTTGA
- the LOC113741555 gene encoding uncharacterized protein, with protein sequence MGRGGSGGTRSAGRSYGGGYNSYEGAAGGSRLRKRSSASSVFTAPFDEQYWKEVKWMYNLTDESRCRLGLELLDTCEENRGPGAPECEKYRQVLADCCSGRRAGAPRCPKASSTDRALGDDKTWMYKLSDGSRCRWGLELLNMCENIRSPGASECDKYREVLDGCLMAERRDKRH encoded by the exons ATGGGCCGCGGAGGAAGCGGGGGAACGAGGTCTGCCGGAAGGTCTTATGGAGGTGGCTATAATTCGTATG AAGGGGCTGCCGGAGGTTCAAGGTTGCGTAAGCGTTCTTCAGCTTCATCAGTCTTCACAGCACCATTCGATGAGCAGTATTGGAAAGAAGTGAAGTGGATGTATAATTTGACCGACGAGTCGAGGTGCAGATTGGGCTTAGAGCTTCTGGATACG TGCGAAGAAAATAGAGGACCTGGTGCCCCCGAATGTGAAAAATACCGGCAAGTGCTTGCGGACTGTTGTAGCGGTCGAAGGG CTGGGGCCCCTAGATGTCCCAAAGCTTCATCAACCGACAGAGCACTGGGGGATGATAAGACGTGGATGTATAAGTTGAGCGATGGGAGTAGATGCAGATGGGGCTTAGAGCTTCTGAATATG TGCGAAAATATCAGGTCACCTGGTGCCTCAGAATGCGATAAATATAGGGAAGTGCTTGATGGCTGTCTTATGGCAGAAAGGC GTGATAAGCGACATTGA
- the LOC113742281 gene encoding uncharacterized protein isoform X2 — translation MENLLQCVLPTVFHINTPRRLFSLLKGIIRLLQIFSLCLILFSSGSKEIWRIYLQTICQEKIITEKHCGQFCFLRFRPSSSQEYVQLLTHKRLSIWCK, via the exons ATGGAAAATCTTTTGCAATGTGTCTTGCCTACGGTTTTTCATATAAATACTCCAAGAAGATTATTCTCATTGCTTAAAGG gATAATAAGGTTGCTCCAGATCTTCTCTCTCTGCTTGATCCTCTTTAGCTCCGGAAGCAAGGAAATTTGGAGAATCTATCTCCAAACTATCTG CCAAGAGAAGATCATCACTGAGAAACATTGCGGGCAATTTTGCTTCCTTCGGTTTCGTCCTTCTTCATCTCAG GAGTACGTTCAATTATTGACTCACAAAAGACTATCCATATG GTGCAAATGA